One stretch of Pandoraea oxalativorans DNA includes these proteins:
- the rpoS gene encoding RNA polymerase sigma factor RpoS, translating into MLKRKRRTSQEEDLAVPESDQEADDRQSRQDEDVDDAFDEREAEDDDASPSDAGEEGSASSATGRKRKSADADDFGTVLQAELTADTVQHYLNRISVKPLLTPAEELDYSTRAQAGEFAARQVMIERNLRLVVSIAKGYLNRGVPLLDLIEEGNLGLMHAIEKFDPGRGFRFSTYATWWIRQSIERAIMNQARTVRLPVHVIRELNQVLRAKRHLEKSAAYVDAGEQRDARIEDIADLTGKTPEEITDILALNEHVASLDAPLDIDPGSSLLDLLSDDRSEAPEHEVQHRELEDLMRLWLSRLSTKHRYVIERRFGLNRVEPATLEELADEMGLTRERVRQIQQEALVKLKRYFASNGVRKDAVL; encoded by the coding sequence ATGCTCAAGAGAAAGCGTCGCACTTCGCAAGAGGAAGACCTCGCTGTCCCGGAGTCCGATCAGGAAGCAGACGATCGGCAATCCCGGCAGGACGAGGACGTGGACGACGCTTTCGACGAGCGCGAGGCGGAGGATGACGACGCCTCGCCGTCCGATGCCGGGGAAGAGGGTTCAGCCTCTTCCGCCACCGGACGCAAACGCAAGTCCGCCGACGCCGACGACTTCGGCACCGTGCTGCAGGCCGAACTCACGGCCGACACCGTTCAGCACTATCTCAATCGCATCAGTGTCAAACCGCTGCTAACGCCCGCGGAGGAGCTTGATTACTCCACGCGCGCGCAAGCGGGCGAATTCGCGGCGCGTCAGGTCATGATCGAGCGCAATCTGCGGCTCGTCGTGAGCATCGCCAAGGGATACCTCAATCGTGGCGTGCCGTTGCTCGATCTGATCGAAGAGGGCAATCTCGGCCTGATGCACGCCATCGAAAAGTTCGATCCAGGGCGCGGTTTCCGTTTCTCGACGTACGCCACCTGGTGGATCCGTCAAAGCATTGAACGCGCCATCATGAATCAGGCGCGTACGGTGCGTTTGCCGGTGCATGTCATTCGCGAACTCAATCAGGTGTTGCGCGCGAAGCGTCACCTTGAGAAAAGTGCCGCTTATGTCGATGCGGGCGAGCAGCGCGACGCGCGCATCGAAGACATCGCCGACTTGACGGGGAAGACGCCCGAGGAAATCACCGACATTCTTGCGCTCAACGAGCATGTGGCGTCGCTCGACGCGCCGCTTGACATCGACCCCGGCAGCAGTCTGCTCGATCTGCTTTCCGACGATCGCAGCGAGGCGCCGGAACACGAGGTGCAGCATCGCGAACTGGAAGACCTCATGCGGCTATGGTTGTCGCGTCTGTCGACCAAGCATCGCTATGTCATCGAACGCCGGTTCGGACTCAACCGTGTCGAGCCTGCGACGCTGGAAGAACTGGCGGACGAAATGGGCCTCACGCGTGAGCGCGTGCGCCAGATTCAGCAAGAGGCGCTCGTGAAGCTCAAGCGCTATTTCGCCTCGAATGGCGTGCGCAAGGACGCGGTGCTCTGA
- a CDS encoding 3'-5' exonuclease translates to MPSPVLVFDIETIPDVDGLRRLEPAYAGLSDDAVAEAAFAARREKVGHDFLPLHLQRVAAISCVFRDRDGFRVKSLGTLEDGEGALVSGFYRTIEKYAPQLVSWNGGGFDLPVLHYRAMIHGISAPRYWDLGEDDREFKWNNYISRYHQRHLDLMDVLAMYQARANAPLDDLAKLCGFPGKLGMDGSKVWEAYRDGKLEEIRNYCETDVVNTYLVYCRYQLMRGGLRQAEYEQEIEFVKRSLEQEPAAHWKEYLGAWG, encoded by the coding sequence ATGCCATCTCCCGTTCTCGTCTTCGATATTGAAACGATCCCCGATGTCGATGGCCTTCGCAGGCTTGAGCCCGCGTACGCCGGGCTGTCGGACGACGCTGTTGCCGAAGCGGCATTTGCTGCCCGTCGCGAAAAAGTGGGGCACGACTTTTTGCCGCTGCATTTGCAGCGCGTCGCGGCGATCTCCTGTGTCTTTCGCGACCGCGATGGCTTTCGTGTGAAGTCGCTGGGCACGCTGGAGGACGGGGAGGGTGCGCTGGTGTCCGGTTTCTACCGAACGATCGAAAAGTATGCCCCGCAACTCGTGTCGTGGAACGGCGGCGGTTTCGACCTGCCCGTGCTGCACTATCGCGCCATGATTCACGGGATTTCCGCGCCGCGATACTGGGACCTGGGCGAGGACGATCGCGAGTTCAAATGGAACAACTACATCAGCCGTTATCACCAGCGCCATCTGGACCTGATGGATGTGCTCGCCATGTATCAGGCGCGCGCAAACGCACCGTTGGACGATCTCGCGAAACTGTGCGGTTTTCCGGGCAAGCTCGGCATGGACGGCAGCAAAGTGTGGGAGGCGTATCGCGACGGCAAACTCGAAGAGATCCGCAATTATTGCGAGACCGACGTAGTCAATACGTATCTGGTCTATTGCCGGTATCAGCTAATGCGCGGCGGCTTGCGTCAAGCTGAGTACGAGCAGGAAATCGAATTTGTGAAGCGGTCGCTTGAGCAGGAGCCTGCTGCGCACTGGAAGGAGTATCTCGGCGCCTGGGGGTAA